The following are encoded in a window of Platichthys flesus chromosome 19, fPlaFle2.1, whole genome shotgun sequence genomic DNA:
- the LOC133975593 gene encoding ephrin-A5b-like, whose protein sequence is MTECNVWPSRFSTASITDDKGRRSCLRLKVFVRPQNNCVKNSGSVQEGVEFDDNNHNSLEPRDGISHESPEPARRDVNSAGRRPTSVLLLSSALILLAAILSL, encoded by the exons ATGACAGAGTGTAACGTGTGGCCCTCCCGTTTCTCCACAGCCTCCATCACCGACGACaaggggaggaggagctgcctTCGACTCAAAGTCTTCGTCCGGCCTCAGA ACAATTGTGTGAAAAACTCCGGGAGCGTTCAGGAAGGAGTCGAGTTCGACGACAACAACCACAACTCACTGGAACCCAGAG acGGAATCAGCCACGAGTCTCCGGAGCCGGCCCGGAGGGACGTCAACTCCGCTGGTCGACGCCCCACCTCGGTGCTCCTTCTCAGCTCCGCCCTCATCCTCCTGGCGGCCATCTTGTCCTTATAG